In Bacillota bacterium, the sequence CAACCATCAACAAGAGCAGCACTTGCCTCATTTTGGACGCCCCTTTACTTCTCATCGTCGTCATCCTTCTCACGGCGCAGCGGCACGACCTTGGGCCCGCTGAGCCCCTTTTTGAGATTGCGGGGCCGGTTTTTGCTGGGTCCGCCCTGAAGCCGTTCCTGGGTCTCGCCAAATATTTCCGCCAGGGCCACTGCCAGAACGCCGACGATTACCACGCCGTCAAACAAACCGGCGCCGCCAATGGTGACCGAGCTCTCGCCACCGATATACGCCACTTCAATCCGGGATACAACATCAAACAGTATCATCGAACCGACACCGGCAATAAAGGCGCTGCGTCGACTGCGTCCGGCCAGATAACCGGCAGCAGCAGCAATCACAGCCCACAAGTACATGGGATCCACAGGTAACACTTCAAAGGGGTGGGCGGGCAATAATTTGTTAGCGCCGTATATCGCGGCCGTGGCGACCAATGTCGCGATAAT encodes:
- a CDS encoding DUF1614 domain-containing protein gives rise to the protein MFVGISTLIVVAILIYIGVAQRVLDRLRLTDREALLFIAAMAVGNMLPEIPITANVAVNIGGAVVPAVLVGYLLVRAGTAGERNRAIIATLVATAAIYGANKLLPAHPFEVLPVDPMYLWAVIAAAAGYLAGRSRRSAFIAGVGSMILFDVVSRIEVAYIGGESSVTIGGAGLFDGVVIVGVLAVALAEIFGETQERLQGGPSKNRPRNLKKGLSGPKVVPLRREKDDDDEK